In Niveispirillum cyanobacteriorum, the following proteins share a genomic window:
- a CDS encoding MFS transporter, with protein MSTTLSAVGGRRNALVFWLGCAVVTAGVVLHIPMYLMGADMGYVLVGMPMDAEMYWGMALIVVGIGLAAFGLLPKQLPRHQRIIETIAPPEDAPLTRAHWGMAGLLALALIIDIMKPASLGFVTPGMRAEYQVDRAMVAWLPLAALTGTVIGSFIWGALADIYGRRAAILLSSIVFIGTSICGAMPDFWWNVFMCLLMGAGAGGMLPVAYALLAEIMPTRHRGWMLVLIGGIGAVGGYFAASFLSELLQPVYSWRIMWFLNLPTGLLLVAMSPLLPESARFLQQMGRGAEARAMLARFGAVAHKATEEEVAAAEDHTHTPPAQGRYLGLTAALTLGALAWGLVNFGLLLWLPGTLVEEGLSVAAASGLIAKSTLISIPVVAVATFLYARWSSKWSLVLMVAMMAGGLLLFLLRTPGESPLLALTFVIVGSSGVISILLPYTAENYPLRVRARATGWVAGCSKLGGLMAQGLSVAAAVPAFGIAAALIAVPTLGALALIAVLGRETRGRDLRELEQVSHK; from the coding sequence ATGGATGCGGAGATGTACTGGGGCATGGCCCTGATCGTGGTGGGGATCGGGCTGGCGGCCTTCGGCCTTCTGCCCAAGCAACTGCCCCGGCATCAACGCATCATCGAAACCATCGCCCCACCCGAAGACGCCCCATTGACGCGGGCGCATTGGGGCATGGCGGGCCTGCTGGCCCTGGCCCTGATCATCGACATCATGAAGCCGGCCAGCCTGGGCTTCGTCACGCCCGGCATGCGGGCCGAGTATCAGGTGGACCGCGCTATGGTGGCCTGGCTGCCGCTGGCGGCATTGACGGGCACCGTCATCGGCTCCTTCATCTGGGGGGCGCTGGCCGATATTTACGGGCGGCGGGCCGCCATCCTTCTGTCCTCCATCGTCTTCATCGGCACGTCCATCTGCGGGGCCATGCCGGATTTCTGGTGGAACGTCTTCATGTGCCTGCTGATGGGGGCCGGCGCCGGCGGCATGCTGCCCGTGGCCTATGCGTTGCTGGCCGAGATCATGCCCACGCGCCATCGCGGCTGGATGCTGGTGCTGATCGGCGGCATCGGCGCTGTCGGCGGCTATTTCGCGGCCTCCTTCCTGTCGGAACTGCTGCAACCGGTCTATAGCTGGCGGATCATGTGGTTCCTGAACCTGCCCACCGGCCTTCTACTGGTGGCGATGAGCCCGCTTCTGCCGGAAAGTGCGCGGTTCCTGCAGCAGATGGGCCGGGGGGCGGAAGCGCGCGCCATGCTGGCCCGGTTCGGTGCCGTAGCCCACAAGGCCACGGAAGAGGAAGTGGCAGCGGCAGAGGATCACACCCATACCCCGCCCGCGCAGGGCCGGTACCTGGGCCTGACGGCGGCCCTCACCCTGGGTGCGCTGGCCTGGGGGCTGGTAAATTTCGGCCTGCTGCTCTGGCTGCCCGGCACGCTGGTGGAGGAAGGGTTGAGCGTGGCAGCGGCCAGCGGCCTGATCGCCAAATCCACCCTCATCTCCATCCCTGTCGTCGCCGTGGCCACCTTCCTTTATGCGCGGTGGAGCTCGAAATGGTCGCTGGTGCTGATGGTGGCCATGATGGCCGGCGGGCTGCTGCTGTTTCTGCTGCGCACGCCGGGTGAAAGCCCGCTTCTGGCGCTGACCTTCGTCATTGTCGGATCGTCGGGCGTTATCTCCATCCTGCTGCCCTACACGGCGGAGAATTATCCGCTGCGGGTGCGGGCGCGGGCCACCGGGTGGGTGGCGGGGTGCAGCAAGCTGGGCGGGTTGATGGCGCAGGGATTGTCCGTGGCCGCCGCCGTTCCGGCCTTCGGCATTGCCGCCGCCCTGATTGCGGTACCGACCCTGGGGGCCCTGGCCCTGATCGCCGTGCTGGGGCGGGAAACGCGGGGACGCGACCTGCGGGAACTGGAGCAAGTGTCCCACAAATAA
- a CDS encoding sigma-70 family RNA polymerase sigma factor codes for MTAQKTDQAEIDRLNDLMSRVARQRDRQAFVALFQHFAPRLKSFLLRAGMEAGAAEETIQDVMVTVWHRAESFDPAQAAVSTWIFAIARNRRIDRLRRDRRPTIDPNDPALVPDEADGSMETMLVEERAAELHRAIRELPPEQADLLRMAYFEDKAHSAIAAERQLPLGTVKSRLRLAVARLRKLMAGSLEGETV; via the coding sequence ATGACCGCGCAAAAGACCGACCAGGCCGAGATTGACCGGCTGAACGATCTAATGTCGCGCGTCGCGCGTCAGCGAGACCGGCAGGCATTCGTCGCTTTGTTCCAGCATTTTGCCCCCCGGCTGAAATCGTTCCTGTTGCGTGCAGGGATGGAGGCAGGGGCGGCGGAGGAAACGATCCAGGACGTGATGGTCACGGTCTGGCACCGGGCCGAAAGTTTCGACCCGGCGCAGGCAGCGGTCAGCACCTGGATTTTCGCTATTGCCCGCAACCGGCGTATCGACCGGCTGCGACGCGACAGGCGACCAACCATCGACCCGAACGACCCGGCCCTGGTGCCGGATGAGGCGGATGGATCGATGGAAACGATGCTGGTGGAAGAAAGGGCGGCAGAGCTTCACCGGGCAATCCGGGAGTTGCCACCCGAACAGGCGGATTTGTTAAGGATGGCCTATTTCGAGGATAAGGCGCACAGCGCCATCGCCGCTGAACGGCAACTGCCCCTGGGCACCGTGAAGTCACGGCTGCGTCTGGCGGTGGCCCGTTTGCGCAAGTTGATGGCCGGCAGCCTGGAAGGGGAAACGGTATGA
- a CDS encoding ChrR family anti-sigma-E factor, which produces MTHTPHHHPDSDLLLAYAAGTLAEAPSLVIATHLALCPHCRSEVAGMEAIGGALLSADAGTAVSDALLSDVLSRLDGPPPAEAPRRRKAPVGPTPVLPEPLRSYIGGDIDRIRWRRTIPGLHEADVKCAGGSVRMMRIRSGMGMPQHTHRGDEFTLVLAGGFSDDTGHYLRGDFAATDPSVDHRPVADDDGDCICIAFTDAPLRLTGRFLRWLNPLMRA; this is translated from the coding sequence ATGACCCACACCCCACATCACCATCCCGACAGCGACCTGCTGCTGGCCTATGCCGCTGGTACCCTGGCGGAGGCGCCATCCCTGGTCATTGCCACGCACTTGGCCCTATGTCCGCATTGCCGGTCAGAAGTGGCCGGGATGGAGGCGATTGGCGGCGCTCTGCTGTCGGCGGATGCAGGTACAGCGGTTAGCGACGCTCTTCTGTCCGATGTTCTGTCCCGTCTGGACGGCCCGCCGCCAGCAGAGGCACCGCGTCGGCGCAAGGCCCCGGTCGGGCCGACACCTGTGCTGCCGGAACCGCTGCGATCCTATATTGGCGGCGATATCGACCGTATCCGCTGGCGCCGCACGATCCCTGGCCTGCATGAAGCCGATGTGAAATGTGCGGGTGGATCTGTGCGGATGATGCGGATCCGGTCCGGCATGGGCATGCCGCAGCATACCCATCGCGGCGATGAATTCACCCTGGTGCTGGCTGGCGGCTTTTCCGACGATACCGGCCATTATCTGCGCGGCGATTTCGCAGCGACCGATCCCAGCGTCGATCACCGGCCTGTTGCCGATGATGATGGCGACTGCATCTGCATCGCTTTCACCGATGCCCCCCTGCGCCTGACGGGCCGGTTCCTGCGCTGGCTGAACCCGCTGATGCGGGCCTGA
- a CDS encoding acyltransferase family protein, with product MDMRADRRFDRPELDVLRFLAFIGVFGFHYIDYAPFDRDAHPVFMAFCTIGAFGVSIFFLLSAYLITELLYRERAAMGRIDVKRFFIRRILRIWPLYFTMLFGLLALGQVVPKVAPDNLLAVLSFITFTGNWYVMDQGWIAGSFDPLWSISVEEQFYLLIPFAIASLLPGRIIAICLGVIAVSYATIWHYATHPVTGDNGMWTNSLVQFQFFAAGTLLSIVLRGRAPAWGMALRLVVFAAGLGCWFWALFGFGVKSWDAHPTPVGALIGWGLVLLGAVLCFLALLGMDRRWAPRWLTYWGKVSYGLYLFHSLVLYLTFGLLLGWFGGPQFLPRDPGGPALWLGTVLSLLALFGLAHLSYRWLEMPFLRLKDRYALVGR from the coding sequence ATGGATATGCGTGCGGACCGGCGGTTCGACCGACCGGAGCTTGATGTTCTGCGCTTCCTGGCCTTCATCGGCGTTTTTGGTTTTCATTACATCGATTACGCGCCATTCGACCGTGATGCGCATCCGGTGTTCATGGCCTTCTGCACCATCGGTGCCTTTGGCGTCTCGATCTTTTTCCTGCTGTCGGCCTATCTGATCACCGAGCTTCTATATCGGGAGCGGGCGGCGATGGGGCGTATCGATGTAAAGCGGTTCTTCATTCGCCGTATCCTGCGCATCTGGCCACTTTACTTCACCATGCTGTTCGGCTTGCTGGCGCTGGGCCAGGTAGTGCCGAAGGTGGCGCCGGACAATTTGCTGGCTGTGCTGTCCTTCATCACCTTCACCGGCAATTGGTACGTTATGGACCAGGGCTGGATTGCCGGCTCTTTCGACCCGCTTTGGAGCATTTCGGTGGAGGAGCAGTTTTATCTGCTGATCCCCTTCGCCATTGCGTCGCTGCTGCCGGGGCGGATCATTGCCATCTGTCTGGGCGTCATCGCCGTCTCCTATGCCACCATCTGGCATTACGCCACGCATCCGGTGACGGGCGATAATGGCATGTGGACCAACAGCCTTGTGCAGTTTCAGTTCTTTGCCGCTGGCACCTTGCTGTCCATCGTCCTGCGCGGTCGGGCACCGGCCTGGGGCATGGCACTGCGCCTTGTCGTCTTTGCCGCCGGCCTGGGCTGTTGGTTCTGGGCGTTGTTCGGTTTCGGGGTGAAAAGCTGGGACGCCCATCCAACGCCGGTGGGGGCCCTGATCGGTTGGGGGCTGGTGCTGCTGGGGGCCGTCCTTTGTTTCCTGGCGCTGCTGGGCATGGATCGGCGCTGGGCGCCCCGCTGGCTGACCTATTGGGGCAAGGTCTCTTACGGACTCTACCTGTTCCACTCCCTGGTTCTTTACCTCACCTTCGGCCTGCTGCTGGGCTGGTTCGGCGGGCCGCAATTTCTGCCGCGCGATCCGGGTGGGCCGGCCTTATGGCTGGGTACGGTTCTGTCCCTGCTGGCCCTTTTCGGTCTGGCACATCTGTCTTACCGCTGGCTGGAAATGCCGTTTCTACGGTTGAAGGACCGTTACGCCTTGGTGGGAAGATAG
- a CDS encoding ABC transporter substrate-binding protein: MTIHPSRRLLLAAAVLSGLALPVRAHHGGRHLRVGFVNPGRASDRFWQMSDLAMQEAAKQFQITLLTGYAERDRQRMLSLGHEILAQQPDYMIIVNEHRTAAPLMAAAQAAGVPVLLAFSGLTADDVALLGRPRERSPLFLGSLLADNARAGAAMAEALVADCRRRAGRTGPVPLLALGGIAATPAAQERLDGLHRVLAADGDARLLDQVAVNWSREEARDRTLSLLRRQPQTQGIWCANDDMALGAMDAAITIGRTPGQDLSIIGLNWQEDALREVAAGRMVLSMGGHFLLGAWALAWLRDHAEGLDFANAGGTEQYLALAPLTRDQVGPYLARFGKDGWTRIDFNRLRQHQGRYDLHVGSVLTV, from the coding sequence GTGACCATTCACCCGTCACGCCGCCTGCTGCTGGCCGCCGCCGTCCTCTCCGGGCTGGCGCTACCGGTGCGTGCGCATCACGGGGGGCGTCATCTACGTGTGGGGTTTGTTAATCCAGGCCGGGCCAGTGACCGGTTCTGGCAGATGTCCGACCTTGCCATGCAGGAAGCGGCGAAACAGTTCCAGATTACCTTGCTGACCGGTTACGCGGAGCGGGACCGCCAGCGCATGCTGTCACTGGGGCATGAGATTCTGGCGCAGCAGCCGGATTACATGATCATCGTCAATGAACACCGGACCGCAGCTCCCTTGATGGCGGCGGCACAGGCGGCGGGTGTGCCCGTCCTTCTGGCGTTCAGCGGACTGACGGCGGACGATGTCGCCCTGCTGGGCCGACCGCGTGAACGCAGCCCCCTGTTCCTGGGCAGCCTGCTGGCCGATAATGCCCGGGCCGGGGCCGCCATGGCAGAGGCGCTTGTGGCCGATTGCCGGCGCCGGGCGGGCAGGACCGGCCCGGTGCCCCTGCTGGCGCTGGGCGGTATCGCCGCGACACCGGCGGCACAGGAACGGCTGGATGGCCTGCACCGGGTTCTGGCGGCGGATGGTGATGCACGGCTTCTAGATCAGGTTGCCGTCAACTGGAGCCGGGAGGAGGCCCGCGACCGCACCCTGTCGCTACTGCGCCGGCAACCGCAGACCCAGGGCATCTGGTGCGCCAATGACGATATGGCCCTGGGCGCCATGGATGCCGCCATCACGATTGGCCGCACACCGGGACAGGACCTGTCCATCATCGGCCTGAACTGGCAGGAGGATGCCCTGCGCGAAGTGGCGGCGGGACGGATGGTGCTGTCCATGGGCGGTCATTTCCTGCTGGGGGCCTGGGCCCTGGCCTGGCTGCGCGACCATGCAGAGGGGCTGGATTTCGCAAACGCTGGCGGGACGGAGCAGTATCTGGCCCTGGCGCCGCTGACCCGTGATCAGGTCGGCCCCTATCTGGCCCGTTTCGGTAAGGATGGCTGGACCCGGATCGATTTCAACCGTCTGCGCCAGCACCAGGGACGCTATGACCTGCACGTTGGATCGGTGCTGACGGTTTGA
- a CDS encoding DUF2059 domain-containing protein: MRILLLAPLLMSLLLPAHAIAKGDDGARIEKARTLMELAGAAGLADQTLVSVTRQAEELLAHENPGREAEVTALVRDHFLPKARAALPELSRGITGLYAAHFTAAELDQMIGFYKSPVGRKLVTMSPTIIQQSMALGQAWAEGVSDKAWDSFAKAARERGLSLPKRL, encoded by the coding sequence GTGCGTATCCTGCTGCTTGCCCCGCTGCTGATGTCCCTGCTGCTGCCCGCCCATGCCATCGCCAAGGGGGATGATGGGGCCCGGATCGAGAAGGCCCGTACCCTGATGGAACTGGCCGGTGCCGCCGGTCTTGCCGACCAGACCCTGGTCAGTGTCACACGCCAAGCCGAGGAACTGTTGGCCCATGAAAATCCAGGGCGGGAGGCGGAGGTGACGGCCCTGGTGCGCGATCATTTCCTGCCCAAGGCGCGGGCCGCCCTGCCGGAACTGTCACGCGGTATCACGGGCCTGTACGCAGCCCATTTCACGGCGGCGGAGCTGGATCAGATGATCGGGTTCTACAAGTCGCCCGTAGGCCGCAAGCTGGTGACGATGTCGCCCACAATCATCCAGCAGAGCATGGCCCTGGGTCAGGCCTGGGCAGAGGGTGTGTCCGACAAGGCCTGGGATAGTTTCGCCAAGGCCGCCCGCGAACGCGGCCTGTCGCTGCCGAAGCGGTTGTGA
- a CDS encoding DUF2059 domain-containing protein, with the protein MSLALSLLCAPAWAAPDKAEYDARVGKARELIAITGMAKLSDQITTAMVGQIGQMVNKLNPGHEAEVKEMLEEYFLPEVRASAPEFMEAIAGIYATNFTVAEMDAVIDFYKTPVGIKMLNSLPTLTQQSMAVGQAWGQAVAQRATGKFVEALKKRGLKAPQQL; encoded by the coding sequence TTGTCACTGGCGCTGTCGCTGTTGTGCGCACCGGCCTGGGCGGCACCTGACAAGGCGGAGTATGACGCACGCGTGGGTAAAGCCAGGGAATTGATCGCCATAACGGGCATGGCCAAGCTAAGTGATCAGATCACCACGGCCATGGTCGGCCAGATCGGTCAGATGGTGAACAAACTCAATCCCGGCCATGAAGCAGAAGTGAAAGAGATGCTGGAGGAATATTTCCTGCCCGAAGTCAGGGCATCAGCACCGGAATTCATGGAGGCCATAGCCGGCATCTACGCCACCAATTTCACTGTCGCAGAAATGGATGCAGTCATCGATTTCTACAAGACACCCGTTGGCATCAAGATGCTGAACAGCCTGCCGACCCTGACCCAGCAATCCATGGCTGTGGGTCAGGCCTGGGGTCAGGCTGTTGCCCAGCGTGCCACCGGTAAATTCGTTGAAGCGCTGAAGAAGCGGGGCCTGAAAGCACCCCAGCAATTATGA
- a CDS encoding peptidylprolyl isomerase — protein sequence MRLTLLATAALLALSLTATAQEAPKRATPAEVLAASPASDWRAPVPENTFYMDLPGGRVVIELAPAFAPVHVENMRKLARENWYEGTFIVRVQDNYVTQWGMPDETPKPMKTALDKLAPEFTVKDGAKTLPFAKLPDPDAYAPEVGISDIFPAARDPKTGEAWMTHCYGIVGVGRGMPLDSGSGAELYTVIGHSPRPLDKVITLVGRVLKGMELLTALPRGTGTLGFYEKVEQRVPITAVRLAADVPEAEREKIEVLSGQSETYTKWRDARRFRQDDFFIRASGHIDVCNAMPPVRAVKG from the coding sequence ATGCGCCTGACCCTGCTTGCCACCGCCGCCCTTCTGGCCCTGTCCCTGACTGCTACTGCCCAGGAGGCGCCCAAGCGGGCGACCCCGGCAGAGGTGCTGGCGGCGTCACCCGCCAGTGACTGGCGGGCACCGGTGCCGGAGAACACGTTCTACATGGACCTGCCCGGCGGGCGCGTGGTCATCGAACTGGCCCCTGCCTTTGCCCCGGTGCATGTGGAGAACATGCGTAAGCTGGCGCGGGAGAACTGGTACGAGGGGACGTTCATCGTCCGTGTGCAGGACAACTACGTCACCCAATGGGGCATGCCGGACGAAACGCCCAAGCCGATGAAGACGGCCCTGGACAAGCTGGCGCCCGAATTCACCGTCAAGGACGGGGCCAAGACCTTGCCCTTTGCCAAGCTGCCCGACCCGGACGCCTATGCGCCGGAGGTCGGCATTTCCGACATATTCCCCGCTGCGCGTGATCCCAAGACGGGGGAAGCCTGGATGACCCATTGCTATGGTATCGTGGGTGTCGGGCGCGGCATGCCGCTGGACAGCGGCAGCGGGGCGGAACTTTACACGGTCATCGGCCATTCCCCGCGCCCGCTGGACAAGGTCATCACCCTGGTGGGCCGTGTCCTGAAGGGCATGGAGCTGCTGACGGCCCTGCCGCGTGGCACGGGCACGCTGGGCTTCTATGAGAAGGTCGAACAGCGCGTGCCCATCACCGCCGTGCGTCTGGCCGCCGATGTACCGGAAGCGGAGCGGGAAAAGATCGAGGTCCTGTCCGGCCAGAGCGAGACCTACACCAAATGGCGCGATGCCCGCCGCTTCCGCCAGGACGATTTCTTCATCCGCGCGTCGGGCCATATCGATGTCTGTAACGCCATGCCGCCGGTCCGCGCGGTAAAGGGCTGA
- a CDS encoding TetR/AcrR family transcriptional regulator, with amino-acid sequence MSRQPRAELAKAVLHEARKLVADHGLSALTARTLAQAVGCSVGTLYNLYPNLDTVRLHLNAELLDRLQVVMAAADEAVAADAAVETRLLALAKAYLSFARSNLNLFQTLIDNRPPVLTEPLPDWLLERIVRLRRGIEMAVAPLIPNASPDRLERAAATTWAAVNGLVEGIVSGNLAPVSSADPEVMMAELVETLAAGLRVRG; translated from the coding sequence ATGAGCCGTCAGCCCCGTGCCGAACTCGCCAAAGCCGTCCTGCATGAGGCGCGCAAGCTGGTCGCCGATCATGGGCTCTCCGCCCTGACCGCACGCACCCTGGCACAGGCCGTAGGTTGCTCGGTTGGCACATTGTACAACCTCTATCCCAATCTGGACACGGTCCGCCTGCACCTGAATGCCGAGTTGCTGGACCGTTTGCAGGTGGTGATGGCGGCGGCGGACGAGGCGGTGGCCGCGGACGCAGCGGTTGAGACGCGGCTGCTGGCGCTCGCCAAGGCCTATCTCAGCTTCGCCCGCTCCAACCTGAATCTGTTCCAGACCCTGATCGACAATCGCCCGCCGGTCCTGACCGAACCGCTGCCCGACTGGCTGCTGGAGCGCATCGTACGCCTGCGCCGGGGGATCGAGATGGCGGTGGCCCCCCTGATCCCCAATGCCAGTCCCGACCGGCTGGAACGCGCCGCCGCCACTACCTGGGCCGCCGTGAACGGCCTGGTGGAAGGGATCGTGTCCGGCAACCTGGCCCCGGTCAGCAGTGCCGATCCGGAAGTGATGATGGCCGAACTGGTGGAAACGCTGGCCGCAGGGCTGCGCGTACGGGGCTGA
- a CDS encoding 2-oxoglutarate dehydrogenase E1 component has product MAPYDQAPSERLSFLFGANGTFIAELYARYRQDPNSVDASWQSFFAEMGDDGHAILAELNGASWAKATAKVIGAADPDAPPPAKPGKGDKAAPTPAAAAPVVQGFTAEQVRAAQLDSLRALMLIRNYRVRGHLLAKLDPLGMDKRAEHAELDYRHYGFTEADLDRPIFINNVLGMETATLRQIVDAVQRTYCGSIGVEFMHIQDPEQKAWIQERIEGIRNQTDFTVNGKKAILQRLTAAEGFERFCQVKWTGTKRFGLEGGEVLVPAIEQVMKRGGQMGLKEIVLGMAHRGRLNVLANVMGKPFKAIFSEFQGNPANPEDVQGSGDVKYHMGTSSDRDFDGNTIHLSLSPNPSHLEVVNPVVCGRVRAKQCQISGQVPPSDESRSNVLGVLLHGDAAFAGQGLVPETLLLSELKGYRTGGIIHFIINNQIGFTTAPQYSRSGPYPTEVAKSIQAPIFHVNGDDPEAVIHVSRIAIEFRQKFLKDVVVDIVCYRRQGHNEGDEPAFTQPLMYKTIAKQTTTRALYAQQLVNEGVITQAEGEGYVAEFNAQMEQEFQAATSYKPNKADWLEGKWSGLTPAPADVARGTTAVGLDVLKEVGLALCKTPDDFNVNSKVARQLKAKQEAILSGEGIDWATAEALAFGTLLIEGNPVRLSGQDVGRGTFSHRHCVLVDQVNENKFVPLNHVRPGSQASFEVHDSPLSEAAVLGFEYGFSLTEPHALTIWEAQFGDFVNGAQVIIDQFISSAESKWLRMSGLVMLLPHGMEGQGPEHSSARLERFLQGSAEDNWQVCNITTPANYFHALRRQIRRDFRKPLIVMSPKSLLRHKLCVSPLDMFSADQTFHRVLYETGVDLVANDKIRRVVICSGKVYYDLYQERENRGIKDIAIVRLEQLYPFPGDALALELAKYPNADIVWCQEESENQGGWLFVDRRIEKVLTSIGHKAGRPIYAGRPDSAAPATGMLKRHNQEQAKLLDEALTV; this is encoded by the coding sequence ATGGCCCCCTACGATCAAGCCCCGAGCGAGCGCCTGTCCTTCCTCTTCGGCGCCAACGGCACCTTCATCGCGGAACTTTACGCCCGTTACCGGCAGGACCCGAATTCGGTCGATGCCAGCTGGCAGTCCTTCTTCGCCGAAATGGGCGATGATGGTCACGCCATCCTGGCCGAACTGAACGGCGCGTCATGGGCGAAAGCCACCGCCAAGGTGATTGGGGCCGCCGACCCGGATGCCCCGCCCCCGGCAAAGCCCGGCAAGGGTGACAAGGCCGCCCCGACCCCGGCCGCTGCGGCGCCCGTGGTACAGGGCTTCACCGCCGAACAGGTGCGCGCTGCCCAGCTGGACAGCCTGCGCGCCCTGATGCTGATCCGGAACTACCGCGTGCGTGGCCATTTGCTGGCCAAGCTGGACCCGCTGGGCATGGACAAGCGGGCCGAGCATGCGGAACTGGATTACCGCCATTACGGCTTCACCGAGGCCGATCTGGACCGCCCGATCTTCATCAACAATGTGCTGGGGATGGAAACCGCCACCCTGCGCCAGATCGTGGACGCGGTGCAGCGCACCTATTGCGGCTCCATCGGCGTGGAGTTCATGCATATCCAGGACCCGGAGCAGAAGGCCTGGATCCAGGAGCGCATCGAGGGTATCCGCAACCAGACCGACTTCACGGTCAATGGCAAGAAGGCCATCCTGCAGCGCCTGACGGCTGCGGAAGGGTTTGAGCGCTTCTGTCAGGTGAAGTGGACGGGCACCAAGCGTTTCGGCCTGGAAGGCGGCGAAGTGCTGGTTCCGGCCATCGAGCAGGTGATGAAGCGCGGTGGCCAGATGGGCCTGAAGGAGATCGTGCTGGGCATGGCCCATCGCGGTCGCCTGAACGTGCTGGCCAATGTCATGGGCAAGCCTTTCAAGGCCATCTTCAGCGAATTCCAGGGCAATCCGGCCAACCCCGAGGACGTGCAGGGCTCCGGCGACGTGAAGTACCATATGGGTACCTCCAGCGACCGTGACTTTGATGGCAACACCATCCACCTGTCCCTGTCGCCCAACCCGTCGCATCTGGAAGTCGTGAACCCGGTCGTCTGTGGCCGCGTGCGCGCCAAGCAGTGCCAGATCTCCGGTCAGGTGCCGCCGTCGGACGAAAGCCGTTCCAACGTACTGGGCGTGCTGCTGCATGGCGACGCGGCCTTTGCCGGCCAGGGTCTGGTGCCGGAAACGCTGCTTCTGTCGGAACTGAAGGGGTACCGTACCGGCGGCATCATCCACTTCATCATCAACAACCAGATCGGTTTCACCACCGCCCCGCAGTACAGCCGTTCCGGCCCGTACCCGACGGAAGTCGCCAAGTCGATCCAGGCCCCGATCTTCCACGTCAATGGCGACGATCCCGAAGCCGTCATTCATGTCAGCCGCATCGCCATCGAATTCCGTCAGAAGTTCCTGAAGGATGTCGTGGTCGATATCGTCTGCTATCGCCGCCAGGGCCATAATGAAGGCGACGAGCCGGCATTCACCCAGCCGCTGATGTACAAGACCATCGCCAAGCAGACCACCACCCGCGCGCTCTATGCGCAGCAGCTGGTGAATGAAGGCGTGATCACCCAGGCCGAGGGCGAGGGCTATGTCGCCGAATTCAATGCCCAGATGGAGCAGGAATTCCAGGCCGCCACCTCCTACAAGCCCAACAAGGCCGACTGGCTGGAGGGCAAGTGGTCGGGCCTGACCCCGGCGCCCGCCGATGTTGCCCGTGGCACCACCGCCGTTGGCCTGGATGTGCTGAAGGAAGTGGGTCTGGCGCTGTGCAAGACGCCGGATGACTTCAATGTCAATTCCAAGGTCGCGCGTCAGTTGAAGGCCAAGCAGGAAGCCATCCTGTCTGGCGAGGGCATCGATTGGGCCACCGCAGAGGCGCTGGCTTTCGGCACCCTGCTGATCGAAGGCAACCCGGTCCGTCTGTCGGGTCAGGATGTCGGTCGCGGCACCTTCTCGCACCGCCATTGCGTGCTGGTCGATCAGGTGAACGAGAACAAGTTCGTGCCCCTGAACCATGTCCGTCCGGGCAGCCAGGCCAGCTTCGAAGTCCATGACAGCCCACTGTCGGAAGCCGCCGTCCTGGGCTTCGAGTATGGGTTCTCGCTGACCGAGCCCCATGCGCTGACCATCTGGGAAGCGCAGTTTGGCGATTTCGTGAATGGTGCGCAGGTCATTATCGACCAGTTCATCAGCTCTGCCGAATCGAAGTGGCTGCGCATGTCCGGTCTGGTCATGCTGCTGCCGCACGGCATGGAAGGCCAGGGTCCGGAGCACAGCTCTGCCCGTCTGGAGCGGTTCCTGCAGGGTTCGGCCGAGGATAACTGGCAGGTCTGCAACATCACGACGCCGGCCAACTATTTCCACGCCCTGCGCCGTCAGATCCGTCGCGACTTCCGCAAGCCGCTGATCGTCATGTCGCCGAAGTCGCTGCTGCGTCACAAGCTGTGCGTCTCGCCGCTGGACATGTTCTCCGCCGACCAGACCTTCCACCGCGTTCTTTATGAAACCGGTGTCGATCTGGTCGCCAATGACAAGATCCGCCGCGTCGTCATCTGCTCCGGCAAGGTCTATTATGACCTGTATCAGGAGCGGGAGAACCGGGGCATCAAGGACATTGCCATCGTCCGCCTGGAACAGCTTTATCCGTTCCCCGGCGATGCGCTGGCTTTGGAACTGGCCAAGTACCCGAATGCCGATATCGTCTGGTGTCAGGAGGAATCGGAGAATCAGGGTGGCTGGCTGTTCGTTGACCGCCGTATCGAGAAGGTGCTGACCAGCATCGGCCACAAGGCGGGCCGTCCGATCTATGCGGGTCGTCCGGATTCGGCCGCCCCCGCCACCGGCATGCTGAAGCGCCACAACCAGGAGCAGGCAAAGCTTCTGGACGAAGCGCTGACGGTCTGA